Sequence from the Elusimicrobiota bacterium genome:
TTTTTCAAGCTTTTTAATATTTTTCACATCTTCAAGATTTGTGACTCCTCCGGAAGCAATAACTTTTATTCCAAAACCGGCGACATTTTTCAGCCCTTTAAGATTCGGGCCTTCAAGCATACCGTCCTTTTGAATATCTGTATAAAGAACCTGATCAACATTCATCTCTTTCAATTTTGCCAATAGTTCATTAACAGTTACGGAAGTAGTATCTTTCCAGCCGCCGATAGCCACATTACCGTCACGCGCATCAACAGCGACTATTATTTTGTCGCCATATTTTTCCAGCGCTTTTCTTAAAATATCAGGATTATAAATGGCTACTGTGCCCATTATCACGTAATCAATTCCTATTTCTTTCAATGAATCAACTGATTCAATACTGCGAAGCCCTCCGCCTACCTGAACAGGAATATTTACTGCTTCTTTAATTTTTTTTATAATTTCAAAGTTTTGAAGTTTGCCGCCTAGCGCCCCGTCAAGATCAACCACGTGAAGCCTTTTGGCCCCCTTAGCCTGCCATAGTTTAGCCATAAAAACCGGATCTTTGGAATATATAGTTTCTTCTTCTATTTTTCCCTGTTTCAGCATCACGCAGTTTCCGCCCCGGATGTCAATTGCCGGTATTATTAACATTTTCCCACCTCATTTACAAAATTTCTTAAAAGCCTAAGCCCGTTTTCACCGCTTTTTTCAGGATGAAACTGGCACGCCCAGACTTTTCCGCTTACAAGTGATGAACAAAATTTAA
This genomic interval carries:
- the hisA gene encoding 1-(5-phosphoribosyl)-5-[(5-phosphoribosylamino)methylideneamino]imidazole-4-carboxamide isomerase — its product is MLIIPAIDIRGGNCVMLKQGKIEEETIYSKDPVFMAKLWQAKGAKRLHVVDLDGALGGKLQNFEIIKKIKEAVNIPVQVGGGLRSIESVDSLKEIGIDYVIMGTVAIYNPDILRKALEKYGDKIIVAVDARDGNVAIGGWKDTTSVTVNELLAKLKEMNVDQVLYTDIQKDGMLEGPNLKGLKNVAGFGIKVIASGGVTNLEDVKNIKKLEKEGVIGAVVGKALYTENLKLEEAIQIAEQ